Proteins from one Candidatus Omnitrophota bacterium genomic window:
- the rfaD gene encoding ADP-glyceromanno-heptose 6-epimerase has protein sequence MKLAVTGSAGFIGSAFLWKLNKEGISDIFAVDVGQQAKDSPNIRGKSIAEYIERDKFLELVKADKLDKNIDMIVHLGACADTTETDIEYLEKNNYQYSVELAKWALAKDKPLFYASSAATYGAGDFGYSDAHELIPVFNPLNEYGRSKQKFDTWVFNEGIINNIVGFKFFNVYGPNEYHKQDMRSMINKGYHQIKQSGRLRLFKSYKPEYINGGQKRDFIYVKDALEIMWFFLQHPDKKGIFNVGTGKAHTWNELGNALFKALG, from the coding sequence ATGAAGCTGGCAGTTACAGGAAGTGCAGGATTTATTGGAAGTGCTTTTTTGTGGAAATTAAACAAGGAAGGCATAAGCGATATTTTTGCTGTTGATGTAGGCCAACAGGCAAAAGATTCGCCTAATATACGCGGCAAGTCCATAGCGGAATATATAGAGCGTGATAAATTTCTTGAACTTGTAAAGGCCGACAAATTAGATAAAAACATAGATATGATAGTACATCTGGGCGCATGCGCAGACACCACAGAGACAGACATAGAATATCTTGAGAAAAACAATTATCAGTATTCAGTGGAACTTGCCAAGTGGGCGCTTGCGAAAGACAAGCCATTGTTTTATGCCAGCAGTGCAGCTACTTATGGCGCAGGGGACTTTGGCTATTCTGATGCGCATGAGCTTATTCCTGTTTTTAATCCATTAAACGAATACGGCAGGTCAAAGCAGAAGTTTGACACGTGGGTTTTCAATGAAGGCATTATAAATAATATCGTGGGTTTTAAATTTTTTAATGTGTATGGGCCTAATGAATATCATAAACAGGATATGAGGAGCATGATAAACAAGGGCTATCACCAGATAAAACAGTCAGGCAGATTAAGGCTTTTTAAATCGTATAAACCTGAATACATAAATGGCGGCCAAAAAAGAGATTTTATATATGTAAAAGATGCATTGGAGATAATGTGGTTTTTTCTGCAACACCCTGATAAAAAGGGCATATTTAATGTCGGTACAGGTAAAGCGCATACATGGAATGAACTTGGCAATGCCTTGTTTAAGGCGCTAGG
- the lipA gene encoding lipoyl synthase — protein MSNKTRPAWLEKKINLRDCSSMKSLLRGLALNTVCEEAACPNISECFGRGIATFMILGKNCTRKCRFCNIGKEKPSEPDSLEPYNIAEAVAHLKLRHIVITSVTRDDLPDGGSGHFAGTIKAIRKTACKASIEVLIPDFKADIDAIKKITDAAPDIINHNVETVPRFYPEIRPEAGYKRSLDVLRTAKALSADKIYTKSGIMLGFGETVEEVLSVLNDLSQARCDLLSIGQYLAPSRAHYPVKEYIKPEIFDYYREKALMLGFKFVKSSPYTRSSYLADEYLSKAAAPR, from the coding sequence ATGTCAAACAAGACAAGGCCCGCGTGGCTTGAAAAAAAGATAAATTTAAGAGACTGCAGCAGCATGAAGTCGCTTCTAAGGGGGCTTGCTTTAAACACTGTATGCGAGGAAGCAGCATGCCCTAATATATCAGAGTGCTTTGGCAGGGGCATAGCTACTTTCATGATATTAGGTAAAAACTGCACAAGGAAATGCAGGTTTTGCAATATAGGAAAAGAAAAACCCTCTGAGCCTGACAGCCTTGAACCCTATAATATAGCAGAGGCGGTTGCGCATTTAAAATTAAGGCATATTGTAATAACAAGCGTTACGCGCGATGATCTGCCTGACGGAGGCTCCGGGCATTTTGCAGGAACAATAAAGGCTATAAGAAAGACAGCCTGCAAGGCAAGCATAGAAGTCCTGATCCCGGATTTTAAGGCGGATATAGATGCTATTAAAAAAATCACAGACGCAGCGCCTGATATAATAAATCACAATGTTGAGACAGTGCCGAGGTTTTATCCTGAGATCAGGCCCGAGGCCGGCTATAAGAGGTCTCTTGATGTATTGAGGACAGCCAAGGCCTTGTCAGCTGATAAGATTTATACGAAGAGCGGTATTATGCTGGGATTTGGCGAGACAGTTGAAGAGGTGTTGAGCGTGTTGAATGACTTAAGCCAGGCCCGATGCGATTTATTAAGCATAGGCCAATACCTCGCCCCGAGCAGGGCCCATTACCCTGTGAAAGAGTATATAAAACCCGAGATATTTGATTATTATCGAGAAAAGGCCCTGATGCTTGGGTTTAAGTTTGTAAAGAGTTCGCCATATACAAGAAGCTCTTATTTGGCTGATGAATATCTGTCAAAAGCAGCCGCGCCGCGATAA
- a CDS encoding lipoate--protein ligase family protein: MKKWRLLDSGPNDNYTNMAVDEALLEGFASSSSAPILRIYTWHPEAFSIGLSQDPAIELDLEKCAESRLSFVRRMTGGGVIFHADELTYSIVCAQHTLGKKCFAKETYRNLCSFIINAYKDMGLGAQFSLIRDNPPKTGWVCFRERERYDIIINGKKIGGNAQRRKRDIIFQHGSIPIKSCRGRFAEFLNIKNNYQGDESYSLSQALGKQVSYNYLKGFILDAFKKSFNAELIPSKMNPHESCLADSLLRLKYTTKEWNFYRHVKQDKARVA; the protein is encoded by the coding sequence ATGAAAAAATGGCGTTTACTTGATTCAGGCCCGAACGATAATTATACCAATATGGCAGTTGACGAGGCCTTATTGGAGGGTTTTGCCAGCAGTTCCTCAGCCCCGATACTTAGAATATACACATGGCATCCAGAGGCATTTTCAATAGGCCTTTCACAGGACCCCGCGATTGAGCTTGATCTCGAGAAATGCGCAGAGAGCAGACTGTCTTTTGTAAGGAGGATGACAGGAGGCGGTGTTATTTTTCATGCCGATGAACTTACCTACAGTATTGTATGCGCGCAACACACCTTAGGCAAGAAATGTTTTGCTAAAGAGACATACAGGAACCTATGCTCTTTCATAATAAATGCCTATAAAGACATGGGCCTTGGCGCGCAATTTTCTTTGATCAGAGACAATCCCCCTAAGACAGGCTGGGTATGCTTCAGGGAAAGGGAAAGATACGATATTATTATAAATGGAAAGAAAATAGGCGGTAATGCACAGAGGAGAAAAAGAGATATTATATTTCAGCACGGTTCTATACCGATTAAATCCTGCAGGGGGCGTTTTGCGGAATTCTTAAACATTAAAAACAATTATCAAGGGGATGAATCATATTCTCTCAGTCAGGCTCTTGGAAAGCAGGTATCATATAATTACCTTAAGGGTTTTATCCTGGACGCGTTCAAGAAGAGCTTTAATGCCGAATTAATTCCAAGCAAGATGAATCCCCATGAATCTTGTCTGGCTGATAGCCTTTTAAGATTAAAATACACAACCAAAGAATGGAATTTTTACAGGCATGTCAAACAAGACAAGGCCCGCGTGGCTTGA
- a CDS encoding aminomethyl-transferring glycine dehydrogenase subunit GcvPB (acts in conjunction with GvcH to form H-protein-S-aminomethyldihydrolipoyllysine from glycine; forms a heterodimer with subunit 1 to form the P protein), with protein GGPGAGPVGVSKNLVDFLPVSRVMRRPGGAFYLDYNNSKSIGYIAPFYGNFAVILKAYAYMLLLGKKGLQRASEYAVLNANYCLNRLKGYYDIAYDRICMHECVFSASRQIKNNIHALDIAKYLIDKGFHPPTIYFPLAVKEAIMIEPTETESKETLDMFIEAMIEAARLAETDPEKLRKSPVSTPVQRLDETKAARDLDLCWKPY; from the coding sequence GGAGGCCCTGGGGCAGGCCCTGTTGGGGTAAGCAAAAACCTGGTTGATTTCCTGCCTGTATCAAGGGTTATGAGGCGGCCTGGCGGCGCGTTTTATCTTGATTACAATAATTCTAAATCAATAGGCTATATTGCTCCTTTTTATGGTAATTTCGCAGTGATATTAAAGGCATATGCGTATATGCTGCTGCTCGGGAAAAAAGGCCTTCAAAGGGCAAGTGAATACGCTGTGCTGAATGCTAATTATTGCCTGAATAGACTTAAAGGCTATTATGACATAGCATATGACAGGATTTGCATGCATGAATGCGTGTTCTCAGCCTCAAGGCAGATAAAAAACAATATACACGCATTGGATATAGCGAAATATCTTATTGACAAGGGTTTTCACCCGCCTACTATATATTTCCCGCTTGCTGTAAAAGAGGCTATAATGATAGAGCCAACAGAGACAGAGTCCAAGGAGACCCTGGACATGTTTATAGAGGCCATGATAGAGGCTGCGAGATTAGCTGAGACTGATCCGGAAAAGCTTAGAAAGTCCCCTGTCTCAACTCCTGTTCAAAGGCTTGATGAAACAAAAGCAGCGCGCGACCTTGATCTTTGCTGGAAGCCGTATTAA